From Rhodamnia argentea isolate NSW1041297 chromosome 10, ASM2092103v1, whole genome shotgun sequence, a single genomic window includes:
- the LOC115742322 gene encoding pentatricopeptide repeat-containing protein At3g06430, chloroplastic, giving the protein MAASSSPPSSLYLSFSSSLPRSPLLGGATTVRRGAAVSLPAPSSRRVILCALAPTARKSAAASPSSAATKKRHWKEGEYPGTPEANGRRRPLKNVKKKLDRQSKATAWASTVTEALSDRILKKQWMEALEVFEMLRTQPFYQPKEGTYMKLLVLLGKSGQPDRARQLFDTMVEEGCGPTSELYTALLGAYCRNNLIDEAFSILSRMKGLPNCQPDVFTYSILIKVCVDSSRFDLVESLYREMADRLITPNTVTQNIVLSGYGRAGKFDQMEKVLSGMLESTECKPDVWTMNIILSVFGNKGQIDVMEKWYEKFRNFGIEPETRTFNILIGAYGKKRMYDKMSSVMEYMRKLQFPWTTSTYNNVIEAFADVGDAQNMEYTFDQMRAEDMKADTKTFCCLIRGYANAGLFHKVLSTVRLAGKFEIPENTSFYNAVISACAKAEDLSEMERVFQQMKDKHCRRDSTTYSIMLEAYRKEGMHDKVYDLEQEKEETVLDGSENEYAPGLESAVDT; this is encoded by the exons atggctgcttcttcttctcctccgtcGTCGCTCTATCTCTCTTTCTCATCATCACTTCCCCGATCTCCACTTCTCGGAGGCGCCACCACCGTCAGAAGAGGCGCGGCAGTGTCCCTCCCGGCTCCGTCGTCTCGGCGGGTGATTCTGTGCGCACTCGCGCCGACCGCGAGGAAGAGCGCGGCCGCTTCGCCTTCTTCCGCGGCCACGAAGAAGAGGCACTGGAAGGAAGGAGAGTATCCCGGGACCCCCGAGGCGAACGGGAGGAGGAGACCTCTGAAGAACGTGAAGAAGAAATTAGACCGGCAGAGCAAGGCCACGGCGTGGGCTAGTACCGTCACTGAAGCCCTTTCCGACCGCATTCTCAAGAAGCAGTGGATGGAAGCACTTGAG GTTTTTGAGATGCTGAGGACGCAGCCGTTTTATCAACCAAAAGAAGGGACTTACATGAAACTCCTCGTTCTGCTTGGGAAATCCGGCCAACCTGACCGTGCCCGCCAGCTCTTCGATACAATGGTTGAAGAAGGATGTGGACCCACTTCTGAACTCTATACAGCTCTACTGGGGGCTTATTGCAGGAACAATCTCATCGACGAGGCATTCTCAATTCTTAGCCGAATGAAGGGCCTCCCTAATTGTCAACCGGACGTTTTCACTTATAGTATCCTAATAAAGGTGTGTGTCGACTCTTCACGTTTTGATTTGGTCGAATCACTTTACCGGGAAATGGCTGATCGGTTGATAACTCCTAACACCGTCACACAAAACATAGTTTTAAGTGGTTATGGGAGGGCTGGAAAATTCGATCAGATGGAAAAGGTACTTTCAGGTATGCTTGAGAGCACGGAGTGCAAACCAGATGTCTGGACAATGAACATCATTCTCAGTGTGTTTGGCAACAAGGGGCAGATTGATGTGATGGAAAAATGGTATGAGAAATTCCGAAATTTCGGGATTGAACCGGAAACTCGGACTTTTAACATACTCATCGGTGCGtatggaaagaaaagaatgtaTGACAAGATGTCATCTGTGATGGAGTACATGCGCAAGCTTCAATTTCCTTGGACAACCTCAACCTACAATAACGTGATCGAGGCTTTTGCAGATGTCGGAGATGCACAGAACATGGAATATACTTTCGATCAGATGCGCGCTGAGGATATGAAAGCAGATACCAAGACATTCTGCTGCCTTATACGTGGATATGCCAATGCTGGTCTCTTCCATAAAGTCCTAAGTACCGTCAGATTAGCTGGAAAGTTTGAAATACCAGAGAACACATCATTCTATAATGCAGTTATATCGGCATGTGCAAAAGCTGAGGATCTTTCGGAAATGGAGAGAGTATTTCAGCAGATGAAAGACAAGCACTGTCGCCGGGATTCAACCACCTACTCAATTATGTTAGAGGCATATCGAAAAGAGGGAATGCATGACAAGGTCTATGATTTGGAACAGGAGAAAGAGGAGACTGTTCTTGATGGGTCTGAGAACGAGTATGCCCCTGGGCTAGAATCAGCAGTGGACACTTAA
- the LOC115742325 gene encoding abscisic acid receptor PYL8 → MNANVCEIGSMEREYMRRHHKHEVAENQCSSALVKHIRAPVPLVWSLVRRFDQPQKYKPFVSRCVVRGNLEIGSLREVDVKSGLPATTSTERLELLDDDEHILSIRIVGGDHRLRNYSSIISLHPEIIEGRPGTLVIESFVVDVPEGNTKDETCYFVEALIKCNLKSLADVSERLAVQDRTEPIDMMLK, encoded by the exons ATGAATGCTAACGTATGTGAAATCGGGAGCATGGAGAGGGAGTACATGAGGAGGCACCACAAGCATGAGGTCGCAGAGAATCAGTGCAGCTCCGCTCTGGTCAAGCACATCAGGGCTCCCGTTCCCCTC GTCTGGTCTTTGGTGAGAAGGTTTGATCAGCCCCAAAAGTATAAGCCTTTTGTCAGCAGGTGCGTCGTGCGTGGAAATCTCGAAATTGGTAGTCTGAGGGAAGTTGATGTTAAGTCTGGACTTCCTGCCACTACAAGTACAGAGAGATTGGAGCTTCTTGATGATGATGAGCATATCTTGAGCATTAGGATCGTCGGTGGGGATCACAGGCTTAGG AACTACTCTTCAATCATTTCTCTTCATCCAGAAATCATTGAAGGAAGGCCGGGGACTTTGGTGATTGAATCATTTGTGGTGGATGTTCCCGAGGGGAATACCAAGGATGAGACTTGCTACTTCGTAGAAGCCTTGATCAAGTGCAATCTTAAATCTCTTGCCGATGTCTCAGAGCGGCTAGCAGTGCAGGACCGGACTGAGCCCATTGACATGATGTTAAAATAG
- the LOC125312687 gene encoding uncharacterized protein LOC125312687, with amino-acid sequence MPVRYGDNVLGGMYGDHCALNGTAAVASMGSPVQALSLHSINQSEFLTHASSEQPMSSNCCLPIDPLRKCEQGASPLQNQGCVSLLRDPASSSSPDLGGEMARDGSTLLSVAILAKTSTFPSI; translated from the exons ATGCCGGTGCGGTATGGCGACAATGTCTTAGGCGGCATGTACGGGGATCATTGTGCTTTGAATGGGACCGCCGCAGTTGCCTCAATGGGAAGCCCCGTTCAAGCTCTCAGCTTGCATTCTATTAATCAGAGCGA GTTCTTGACACACGCAAGCTCGGAACAACCGATGTCATCGAATTGCTGTCTCCCTATCGACCCGCTGCGGAAGTGCGAACAAGGTGCGAGTCCCCTTCAGAATCAAGGCTGCGTAAGCCTCCTGAGGGATCCGGCCTCTTCCAGCTCGCCCGACCTTGGAGGTGAGATGGCACGTGATGGCTCTACCCTTTTGAGCGTCGCTATCCTCGCCAAGACGTCGACCTTTCCCTCCATTTAG
- the LOC115742320 gene encoding uncharacterized protein LOC115742320, translated as MECNKDDAVRAKEIADRKFTERDYAGAKRFALKAQSLYPGLDGLTQMLTIFDVHLCAENKLSGEVDWYGILGVNPWDNDELIRKQYRKLALMLHPDKNKSLGADGAFKLVSEAWSLLSDKSKRVAYNQRRNSRVSNQKTPSASTYPSAAPHRNGTYYDNVGSNVRTQHTSTRGNTTPAPAYKKADTFWTICSRCKTHYEYLRIYLNHNLLCPNCHQAFFAVEKAPPAHVFKSSNLPYDQMQQNSKYHAGGSNKSASGVSACTATQGPSRVHNQVASESERSNFFRREEFIHKGENPLKKRKMDEHHSHVFGGSVANEMDGMYYFSGKKKMHSARELSYTETRQMLMEKALVSIQKKLKEWSPAVKENKPDKRVEQAKERKGMPEGEGKQDGTHVDMKHVEAFAPLSINVPDSDFHNFDLDRSESSFEVDQVWASYDDDDGMPRFYAKIQKVISRKPFKIQISWLNSKSSDEFGPLDWIGSGFTKTCGEFRVGRPETSTALNAFSHRVVWTKGLRGVISIVPRKGEIWALYRNWSSNWNEHTPGEIRHKYDVVEVLEDYNEEQGVFVAPLIKIAGFRTVFRRLMDPKEMKRVPKEEMYSFSHQVPDHMLTGQEAANAPNGCRELDPAAMPVELLQVIPEAETFTC; from the coding sequence ATGGAGTGTAACAAAGATGATGCAGTCAGGGCTAAAGAAATCGCTGATAGAAAGTTCACGGAAAGGGATTATGCTGGTGCAAAGAGATTTGCTCTGAAGGCTCAGAGTTTATATCCTGGACTTGACGGCCTTACTCAGATGTTGACTATTTTCGATGTACATTTATGTGCGGAAAATAAGTTAAGTGGGGAGGTAGACTGGTATGGCATTCTGGGCGTGAACCCTTGGGATAATGATGAACTAATCAGGAAGCAGTACCGAAAACTTGCACTTATGCTACACCCTGATAAAAACAAGTCTCTAGGTGCCGATGGTGCATTTAAGCTGGTTTCGGAAGCATGGAGTCTATTATCAGATAAATCTAAAAGGGTGGCCTACAATCAGAGGAGGAATTCACGagtttccaaccaaaaaactCCTAGTGCCAGCACTTATCCATCAGCAGCACCCCATCGAAACGGTACCTATTATGATAACGTTGGTTCGAATGTGAGGACGCAGCATACGAGTACTCGGGGCAACACAACTCCTGCACCTGCTTATAAGAAAGCTGATACATTTTGGACTATTTGCAGTAGATGCAAGACCCACTACGAATATCTCAGGATATATCTCAACCACAATCTCCTTTGCCCGAATTGTCATCAGGCTTTCTTTGCAGTAGAGAAGGCACCACCTGCACATGTTTTTAAATCATCAAACTTGCCTTATGACCAGATGCAACAGAACTCCAAGTATCATGCTGGTGGGAGTAACAAATCTGCTTCTGGAGTATCAGCTTGTACTGCTACTCAAGGTCCAAGTAGAGTTCACAATCAAGTAGCTTCTGAAAGtgagagaagtaacttttttagGAGGGAGGAATTTATTCATAAAGGGGAGAATCcactgaagaaaagaaaaatggatgaacatCATTCCCATGTTTTCGGAGGTTCTGTGGCAAACGAGATGGATGGAATGTACTATTTTTCTGGTAAAAAGAAGATGCACTCCGCGAGAGAGTTGTCGTATACAGAAACACGACAAATGTTGATGGAGAAGGCACTGGTTTCGATCCAAAAGAAACTGAAGGAGTGGTCCCCTGCagttaaagaaaataaaccagATAAAAGGGTTGAACAAGCAAAAGAGAGGAAAGGCATGCCTGAGGGTGAAGGAAAACAGGATGGCACTCACGTAGATATGAAGCATGTTGAGGCTTTTGCTCCCTTGTCGATCAACGTTCCAGATTCTGATTTTCACAATTTTGATTTGGACCGTAGTGAAAGTTCCTTTGAAGTTGACCAAGTATGGGCCtcatatgatgatgatgacgggATGCCTCGATTCTATGCTAAAATCCAGAAAGTTATCTCTCGGAAGCCATTTAAGATACAGATCAGTTGGCTCAACTCGAAAAGCAGTGACGAGTTTGGCCCCCTTGACTGGATAGGGTCTGGTTTCACCAAAACTTGCGGTGAATTTCGGGTTGGCAGGCCTGAAACTAGTACCGCCCTAAATGCATTTTCACATAGGGTAGTCTGGACGAAAGGTCTACGCGGGGTCATAAGCATAGTTCCTAGGAAAGGGGAAATCTGGGCTCTTTACAGGAACTGGTCCTCCAACTGGAATGAGCACACGCCGGGTGAAATTAGGCACAAATACGATGTGGTGGAAGTTCTCGAGGACTATAATGAGGAGCAAGGTGTGTTTGTTGCTCCTCTAATAAAGATTGCTGGTTTCAGGACAGTGTTTCGTAGGCTCATGGATCCGAAGGAAATGAAGCGGGTCCCAAAAGAAGAAATGTACAGCTTCTCTCATCAGGTTCCTGATCACATGCTCACTGGCCAAGAAGCTGCGAATGCTCCCAACGGGTGCCGGGAGCTGGACCCTGCTGCTATGCCTGTAGAACTCCTCCAAGTGATACCGGAAGCTGAAACGTTCACGTGCTAA